In Onychostoma macrolepis isolate SWU-2019 chromosome 06, ASM1243209v1, whole genome shotgun sequence, one DNA window encodes the following:
- the rhebl1 gene encoding ras homolog, mTORC1 binding like 1: MPQPKYRKIAVLGYRSVGKSSLTIQFVEGQFVDSYDPTIENTFNKMVSVNGQDFNLQLVDTAGQDEYSIFPQSHSMDIHGYVLVYSVTSMKSFEVVQVLHDKLLDMVGKIQVPTVLVGNKKDLHMERMIKPEEGKKLADSWGAAFMESSAKENQTAVEVFKRIILEMEKVDGNGPSEEKKCAVM; encoded by the exons ATGCCTCAACCTAAATACAGAAAGATTGCTGTATTAGGGTATCGTTCTGTTG GAAAATCCTCCCTCACGATACAGTTTGTAGAAGGACAATTTGTAGATTCCTATGACCCCACTATTGAAAACA CTTTTAATAAAATGGTGTCTGTGAATGGCCAGGATTTCAATCTCCAGTTGGTTGACACTGCTGGACAG GATGAGTATTCCATTTTCCCCCAGTCTCATTCTATGGATATTCATGGTTACGTTCTGGTGTATTCTGTCACTTCAATGAAAAg TTTTGAAGTTGTGCAGGTTCTACATGACAAGCTTCTTGATATGGTTGGAAAGATACA GGTACCTACTGTCCTAGTTGGGAACAAAAAAGACCTTCACATGGAAAG aatgaTTAAACCCGAAGAGGGCAAGAAGCTTGCTGATTCTTGGGGTGCGGCTTTTATGGAGTCATCTGCAAAGGAAAATCAG ACGGCTGTAGAGGTTTTCAAGAGGATTATTCTGGAAATGGAAAAAGTTGATGGAAATGGCCCTTCAGAGGAGAAGAAGTGTGCTGTGATGTAA